The proteins below are encoded in one region of Levilactobacillus namurensis:
- a CDS encoding ABC-F family ATP-binding cassette domain-containing protein, giving the protein MLTVSNVSMQFSGRKLYSDVNLKFTPGNCYGVIGANGAGKSTLLKIIEGRLQPTTGNVALGPNERLSSLNQDHFAFEDEVVLDTVIRGHQKLYDIMTEKNAIYLKPDFSDEDGLRAAELEGEFGEMGGWEAESEASQLLQGMGIGEALHSLKMSDLTEPQKVKVLLAQALFGHPDVLILDEPTNGLDVQTISWLENFLADYENTVIVVSHDRHFLNQVCTHICDVDFNQITLFVGNYDFWLESSQLAAQLKANANAKKADQIKQLQDFVARFSANASKSKQATSRKKQLEKITLDDIKPSSRKYPYIHFTPERELGNDLVRVEHLSKSIDGVPVFQDLSFTLRPGEKTAFISRNDLTTTVLMQILGGNLEPDAGTVTWGQTTSRTYLPKNVNEFFDGNDLQLVDWLRQYATKEESDNTFLRGFLGKMLFSGEDVTWQVSVMSGGEKVRAMLSKMMLSKANVLVLDDPTNHLDLESITSLNDSLVAFTGSMLFTSHDHEFIQTIANRIIEVGPNGLVDRADTTYDEFLAHVEAQAQVAALYETAK; this is encoded by the coding sequence ATGCTAACCGTTTCGAATGTCAGTATGCAGTTTTCCGGTCGGAAGCTCTACAGTGATGTTAACTTAAAATTTACGCCCGGTAACTGTTACGGGGTGATTGGCGCGAACGGCGCGGGAAAATCCACGCTGCTCAAGATCATTGAAGGGCGGCTGCAACCCACTACCGGGAACGTCGCTCTGGGGCCTAACGAACGGCTTTCTAGCCTGAACCAAGATCACTTTGCTTTTGAAGACGAAGTGGTCTTAGACACGGTCATCCGGGGACACCAAAAATTGTACGATATTATGACCGAGAAGAACGCCATTTACCTCAAGCCCGACTTCAGTGATGAAGATGGCCTGCGGGCGGCGGAACTCGAAGGTGAGTTCGGCGAAATGGGCGGCTGGGAAGCCGAATCAGAAGCCAGTCAACTCTTGCAGGGGATGGGGATCGGCGAAGCGCTGCATTCCTTGAAGATGAGTGACTTGACGGAACCGCAAAAGGTGAAGGTCTTGCTGGCGCAAGCCCTGTTCGGTCACCCCGACGTCTTGATCTTGGACGAACCGACCAACGGGTTGGACGTTCAGACCATCAGCTGGTTGGAGAACTTCCTGGCGGATTACGAGAACACCGTGATCGTGGTCTCCCATGACCGGCACTTCTTGAACCAGGTCTGCACGCACATCTGTGACGTGGACTTCAACCAGATCACCCTGTTCGTGGGGAACTACGACTTCTGGTTAGAATCCAGTCAGTTAGCGGCGCAATTGAAGGCTAACGCCAACGCCAAGAAGGCCGACCAGATCAAGCAGTTACAAGATTTCGTGGCGCGGTTCAGTGCCAACGCCTCGAAGTCCAAGCAGGCCACTTCCCGGAAGAAGCAATTGGAAAAGATTACTTTAGACGACATCAAGCCGTCTTCACGGAAGTACCCCTACATCCACTTCACGCCAGAACGGGAATTAGGGAATGATTTGGTGCGGGTCGAACACCTGTCTAAGTCGATCGACGGCGTTCCCGTCTTCCAGGACCTGTCCTTTACCTTGCGGCCGGGCGAAAAGACGGCGTTTATTAGCCGCAACGACCTGACCACGACCGTGTTGATGCAGATCCTGGGGGGCAACTTAGAACCCGATGCCGGGACCGTGACTTGGGGCCAGACCACGAGTCGGACCTACCTGCCCAAGAACGTTAACGAGTTCTTCGACGGCAACGACCTGCAACTGGTCGACTGGTTACGCCAATACGCGACTAAGGAAGAAAGTGACAACACGTTCCTGCGCGGCTTCTTAGGGAAGATGCTCTTCTCCGGCGAAGACGTGACGTGGCAGGTCAGTGTGATGTCCGGGGGTGAAAAGGTCCGGGCGATGTTATCCAAGATGATGTTGAGTAAGGCCAACGTCCTGGTCTTGGACGACCCAACCAACCACTTGGACCTGGAATCCATTACGTCCTTGAACGACAGTCTAGTGGCCTTCACCGGCAGTATGCTGTTCACGTCCCACGACCACGAGTTCATTCAGACCATTGCCAACCGCATTATTGAGGTTGGACCGAACGGGCTAGTGGACCGGGCGGACACCACTTACGATGAGTTCCTGGCCCACGTTGAGGCCCAGGCCCAAGTGGCGGCGCTCTACGAAACAGCTAAATAG
- a CDS encoding helix-turn-helix domain-containing protein: MGELLQRLTVKGELDNDQLPLPQPLRKAVNLIQEHYAEPVSIAALAAELNYSSVYFSRYFKAYLGVSPKVYLGQIRLERSTALLLSTQDSIQEIARKTGFRTEKNFFVTFKQHYQMTPKTYRETYAARQSWA, translated from the coding sequence GTGGGAGAACTTCTCCAGCGGCTGACGGTCAAGGGTGAGCTGGATAACGACCAGTTGCCGTTACCTCAGCCGTTACGGAAGGCGGTCAATTTGATTCAAGAGCACTACGCCGAACCCGTTTCGATTGCGGCCCTGGCGGCGGAGTTAAATTACTCCAGTGTCTACTTTTCTCGCTATTTCAAGGCCTATCTGGGGGTTTCCCCTAAGGTCTACTTAGGGCAGATTCGCCTGGAGCGCTCGACAGCTTTACTGCTGAGCACCCAGGACTCGATCCAAGAGATTGCCCGGAAGACCGGCTTTCGGACGGAGAAGAACTTCTTCGTGACCTTTAAGCAACACTACCAGATGACCCCCAAGACTTACCGGGAGACTTACGCGGCCCGGCAATCTTGGGCCTAA
- a CDS encoding MFS transporter: MTKKTKRAIFILIFSEFLVCLGISLVIPVMPFIKNDLHLTATDMGVMNALFAFAQFVASPIIGRVSDRIGRKPVLTAGLFLFMASEFLFALTNQLMVFNISRLIGGLSAAMVVPTAMALAADITTRQQRARVIGWLSAAFSGDLILGPGIGGILAGFSYKTPFWVAGTLGLISAIVLITLLPSDAEQDEVADAPVVDEPTSHPMTRALWTVPIIILFTMILVSSFGLQGFESIYSIYVNEVFNFSLSNIALVLTLNGLISLFLQVALFDGMVRRFGERAVIRTCFFLAAICTIWITQAHTKVEVIIATLVIFSAFDLLRPAITTLLTKASEANQGLINGLNMSLTSVGNIVGPIMSGMLLDMNPHYPYLVVAGFLIVSFVMAFLLRQPQATQPAE; the protein is encoded by the coding sequence GTGACGAAAAAAACGAAACGGGCCATTTTTATCTTAATCTTCAGTGAATTCCTGGTGTGTCTGGGAATCAGTCTGGTCATTCCGGTGATGCCGTTCATCAAGAACGACCTGCATCTGACCGCAACGGATATGGGGGTCATGAACGCGTTATTCGCCTTCGCCCAGTTCGTGGCGTCGCCCATCATTGGGCGGGTCTCCGACCGCATCGGCCGGAAGCCGGTCTTGACGGCGGGGCTGTTCTTATTCATGGCGTCGGAATTCCTATTCGCCTTGACCAACCAGTTAATGGTCTTTAACATTTCGCGGTTGATCGGCGGTCTTTCCGCCGCGATGGTGGTCCCGACCGCCATGGCCCTGGCCGCCGACATCACCACCCGTCAGCAGCGAGCGCGGGTGATTGGGTGGTTGTCCGCCGCCTTCAGTGGGGACCTGATCTTGGGACCCGGAATTGGGGGTATCCTCGCCGGCTTCAGCTATAAGACGCCGTTTTGGGTCGCCGGGACTTTGGGCTTGATCAGTGCCATCGTGCTGATCACGTTGCTGCCTAGTGACGCGGAACAGGATGAAGTCGCGGATGCACCGGTGGTTGATGAACCGACCAGTCACCCCATGACACGAGCCCTTTGGACGGTGCCCATCATCATCTTATTTACCATGATCCTGGTGTCGTCATTCGGCCTGCAAGGGTTTGAAAGTATCTATAGTATTTACGTCAACGAAGTCTTCAACTTTAGCCTGAGCAACATTGCGTTGGTGCTGACCTTAAACGGGTTGATTTCGCTGTTCCTCCAGGTCGCCCTGTTTGACGGGATGGTCCGGCGGTTCGGGGAACGGGCCGTAATTCGGACGTGCTTTTTCCTAGCCGCCATCTGTACGATTTGGATCACCCAAGCCCACACCAAGGTGGAAGTCATCATCGCCACGTTGGTGATTTTCTCCGCGTTTGACCTCTTACGGCCCGCCATTACCACCTTGCTGACCAAGGCCAGCGAGGCCAATCAGGGGCTGATCAACGGGTTGAACATGTCCCTGACCAGTGTCGGGAACATTGTGGGACCCATCATGTCGGGGATGTTACTGGATATGAATCCCCATTACCCGTACTTAGTCGTGGCCGGTTTCTTAATCGTATCGTTCGTAATGGCCTTCCTGTTACGCCAGCCTCAGGCGACGCAACCAGCAGAATAG
- a CDS encoding LysR family transcriptional regulator, with the protein MFDQRYQTFLVLVATKSYTRTAEQLFITQPAVSQQIHSLEAEIGVPLVAYRRPYLTITAVGRQLADFIQRTQAQSTRLLDDLRRPHQPRQISFSTTLSLSEFLAPQLVRVLQQRADYQTINCRITNTQAALKALQSGKSDFALIEGNFDKHAYDYQVIRREPFVGIVAAHHPLAQRDQVTWADLTRYPLIIREQGSGSRDILLHLAQAANVTLADFSQTVTVNHPAAIRQLVLANVGISFVYRSVVAQELAAGTIRELPLTAGRVEHDLDLVYLRESFFAADYQALAQQLHQQAGNQ; encoded by the coding sequence ATGTTTGATCAGCGGTATCAGACCTTTCTGGTGTTGGTGGCGACCAAGTCGTACACCCGCACCGCCGAGCAATTGTTTATCACCCAGCCCGCCGTCTCGCAACAGATCCATAGTTTGGAGGCCGAGATCGGCGTGCCCTTAGTGGCTTACCGGCGGCCCTACCTCACGATTACCGCGGTGGGCCGACAACTGGCGGACTTCATCCAACGCACCCAGGCCCAATCGACTCGGTTGTTAGACGACCTACGCCGACCCCACCAACCACGCCAAATTAGCTTTAGTACCACCTTATCATTGAGTGAGTTTCTGGCCCCTCAGCTGGTCCGCGTCCTCCAGCAACGGGCGGATTACCAGACCATCAACTGCCGGATCACCAACACCCAGGCGGCGTTGAAGGCTCTGCAGTCGGGGAAGAGTGACTTTGCGTTGATTGAGGGAAATTTCGATAAACACGCCTACGATTACCAGGTGATTCGGCGCGAACCCTTCGTGGGAATCGTGGCCGCCCACCACCCCTTGGCCCAACGAGACCAGGTGACTTGGGCGGACCTGACCCGCTACCCCTTGATTATCCGGGAACAGGGGTCGGGGAGCCGGGACATCCTGTTACACCTGGCCCAGGCCGCAAACGTCACGCTAGCGGACTTCTCCCAGACCGTGACGGTCAATCACCCGGCAGCGATTCGCCAGTTGGTCTTAGCCAATGTGGGCATCAGCTTCGTCTACCGGTCGGTGGTGGCGCAGGAGCTGGCCGCCGGTACCATCCGGGAGCTACCCCTTACGGCGGGTCGCGTGGAACACGATTTAGACCTGGTTTACCTGCGTGAGAGCTTCTTTGCGGCCGATTATCAGGCCTTGGCCCAGCAGCTCCACCAGCAAGCGGGAAATCAGTGA
- a CDS encoding YeiH family protein → MLEIRTTLASRPFWGAAVITLICAVAGSELAQLPYLNLVGALVIALLLGMACQVRPQIVAPNRAGIGFISNKFLRLGIILLGFKLNLIQLASAGVKTISLAAVIVTGMVLLTYNLSRKMGVDKDLAILTATGTSICGAAAVMGVSPQIKVPAEKAEQQRENEVLAVAIVAILGTVFTLIEIGLKPLLHLTAVQFGVLTGGSLHEIAHAVAAGSAGGPVSLDTAIITKLSRVLLLAPAAVIIGLWYQKSTPTANTDANAKLPIPWFMAGFILTSLIGTFIPLGDAALAALVKLAYIFLGMAMAALGMSVNFRVIAHRGGKPFLAASIASVILMSGVALASKLFF, encoded by the coding sequence ATGCTAGAAATTCGGACCACCTTAGCTTCCCGACCATTCTGGGGCGCTGCCGTGATTACCTTGATCTGCGCCGTCGCCGGAAGCGAATTGGCGCAACTGCCTTACCTGAACTTAGTCGGTGCCTTAGTCATCGCCCTCTTATTGGGGATGGCGTGCCAAGTGCGGCCCCAGATCGTCGCACCGAACCGGGCCGGCATCGGCTTCATTTCCAACAAGTTCCTCCGGTTAGGTATCATCCTCTTAGGGTTCAAGCTGAACCTGATCCAACTGGCCAGCGCCGGGGTCAAGACCATCAGCTTAGCCGCCGTCATCGTGACTGGGATGGTCTTATTGACCTACAACCTGAGCCGCAAAATGGGCGTCGACAAGGACCTGGCCATCTTAACGGCCACCGGGACTAGTATCTGTGGGGCCGCCGCCGTGATGGGCGTCTCTCCCCAAATCAAAGTCCCCGCTGAAAAGGCCGAACAACAACGGGAAAACGAAGTGCTGGCGGTGGCCATCGTGGCCATCTTAGGGACGGTCTTCACGTTGATTGAAATCGGCTTGAAGCCGTTACTTCACCTGACTGCCGTTCAATTCGGGGTCCTGACTGGTGGGTCCCTACACGAAATCGCCCACGCGGTGGCTGCCGGGAGTGCCGGCGGTCCCGTGAGTCTGGACACGGCCATCATCACTAAGCTCTCCCGGGTCCTGTTGCTGGCTCCCGCTGCCGTGATTATCGGCCTGTGGTACCAAAAGTCCACGCCAACGGCCAACACGGACGCCAACGCCAAGCTGCCGATTCCTTGGTTCATGGCCGGCTTTATCCTGACCAGCCTGATTGGGACCTTCATCCCCTTGGGTGATGCCGCCCTGGCAGCGCTGGTCAAGCTAGCTTACATCTTCTTGGGGATGGCCATGGCCGCCCTGGGGATGAGTGTTAACTTCCGGGTCATCGCCCACCGTGGTGGTAAGCCGTTCTTAGCCGCTTCCATCGCTTCCGTCATTCTGATGAGTGGTGTGGCGCTGGCCAGCAAGCTGTTCTTCTAA
- a CDS encoding DUF3278 domain-containing protein — MKNRIHRWLWRLIFDVNADQMDEYADAQVHRLGTQVLVGGLVYFWGSQVLTMVLFLYLPAEPLLVSLVVCNLVALIIGQLVITHRVRQLHLNDLEIAPSEYPQVLRQLRWRGVRYGSGLGLLVLAINCGLNGLELIGYWVGFSLVLAFLSGYDHYTTLKGRIRQVV, encoded by the coding sequence ATGAAGAATCGTATACATAGATGGTTATGGCGGCTGATCTTTGATGTCAACGCTGATCAAATGGACGAATATGCTGACGCGCAGGTGCACCGTTTGGGGACGCAGGTGTTGGTCGGGGGCCTGGTGTACTTCTGGGGGAGCCAGGTCCTCACGATGGTCCTGTTCCTCTACCTGCCGGCGGAACCGCTGTTGGTAAGTCTGGTCGTCTGTAATCTGGTCGCGTTGATCATTGGTCAGCTGGTGATCACGCATCGGGTCCGTCAGCTGCACCTCAACGACTTAGAGATTGCCCCGAGTGAGTACCCGCAAGTGCTCCGGCAACTCCGGTGGCGCGGTGTCCGGTATGGTAGCGGCTTAGGACTATTGGTGTTGGCCATCAACTGCGGACTGAACGGACTAGAACTGATTGGGTACTGGGTAGGATTCAGCCTGGTCCTCGCATTTCTGAGCGGGTATGACCATTATACTACGTTGAAAGGGCGGATTCGCCAGGTCGTGTGA
- a CDS encoding DUF3278 domain-containing protein — MTKWKRFWVTRVYRINGVLDEYRQAQLNRLGNQAFTGLAIYLLLISGGAVIGLLANGTPRWVALGLLGGDVLGVLLTNTWLKTQVTKLQLNQLDVTPTNVHGYLRLVRQRSLEEGISFAVFFWGVQVALDWPQTWQQIFWSGAAVKLLVLSLVEGFILWYVVYFQRRAAVEDALARTQREPE; from the coding sequence ATGACGAAGTGGAAACGGTTCTGGGTGACGCGGGTTTATCGAATTAACGGCGTCCTTGATGAATACCGGCAAGCTCAATTGAATCGACTAGGTAACCAAGCATTTACGGGTTTAGCCATATACTTATTGCTGATCAGTGGTGGTGCCGTGATTGGGTTACTGGCGAACGGAACACCACGGTGGGTGGCCTTAGGTCTACTGGGTGGTGACGTGTTGGGCGTGCTACTAACGAACACTTGGCTGAAAACGCAGGTCACAAAGCTGCAACTGAATCAATTAGACGTGACGCCGACAAACGTCCACGGGTATCTACGGCTGGTTCGCCAGCGGAGTCTGGAAGAGGGCATCAGCTTTGCGGTGTTCTTCTGGGGGGTGCAGGTTGCCCTGGATTGGCCCCAGACTTGGCAACAGATTTTTTGGAGTGGAGCGGCAGTGAAGCTGTTGGTTCTCAGCTTAGTAGAAGGCTTTATTCTATGGTATGTCGTCTACTTTCAACGCCGAGCGGCTGTAGAAGATGCCTTGGCACGGACTCAACGAGAACCGGAGTAG
- a CDS encoding helix-turn-helix transcriptional regulator, with product MNRVKEYRLKQGLSQLKLATAVGVARQTINLIENDKYNPSLKLCIGLAHALGTDLNTLFWLE from the coding sequence GTGAATCGAGTCAAAGAGTATCGATTGAAACAAGGTCTTTCCCAGCTTAAATTGGCAACGGCCGTAGGTGTGGCGCGACAAACGATTAACTTGATTGAAAATGATAAGTACAATCCGTCACTCAAGTTATGCATCGGTTTAGCCCACGCTCTGGGAACGGATTTGAACACGCTGTTTTGGCTGGAGTAA
- a CDS encoding aldo/keto reductase, with amino-acid sequence MATQPKLPAIALGTWSWGIGDAGGDQIFGHHLDESDLRPVVDAAMQGGLTLWDTAYAYGAGDSERILGDLLNDYARETYTLSTKFTPQLATDDQAVTEMLAGSLKRLKTDYIDIYWIHNSDDVARWTPKLIPLLQSGQIRQVGVSNHNLSQIKQANQILGTAGFKVSAVQNHFSLLDRASEQEGILDYCRENGITFFAYMVLEQGALTGKYDMVHPLPADSSRGNVYNPMLPELTKLIQRMQAIGTTQDATVAEVATAWALAKGTLPILGVTKPSYVESAKRALAVKLSANEIRDLEALADATHLDTHGGWEHSI; translated from the coding sequence ATGGCTACTCAACCAAAATTACCCGCTATCGCTTTGGGTACCTGGTCTTGGGGTATCGGCGATGCCGGCGGCGACCAAATCTTTGGCCACCATTTAGATGAAAGCGACCTCCGTCCGGTCGTGGACGCTGCCATGCAAGGCGGCTTAACGTTGTGGGATACCGCGTATGCCTATGGTGCCGGCGACTCGGAACGTATCCTGGGCGACCTCTTGAACGACTACGCGCGGGAGACGTACACCTTGTCGACCAAGTTCACGCCCCAGCTGGCGACCGATGATCAAGCGGTCACCGAGATGCTAGCGGGTAGCTTGAAGCGCTTAAAGACCGACTACATCGACATCTATTGGATCCATAACTCGGATGACGTGGCGCGGTGGACGCCGAAGCTGATTCCACTCTTGCAGAGCGGCCAGATTCGTCAGGTCGGCGTCTCGAACCACAACCTATCCCAGATCAAGCAAGCGAACCAGATTCTGGGGACGGCCGGCTTTAAGGTCTCGGCGGTCCAGAACCACTTTAGCCTGCTGGACCGGGCGTCCGAACAGGAGGGAATTCTGGACTATTGTCGAGAAAATGGTATCACGTTCTTTGCCTACATGGTCCTGGAACAGGGAGCGCTGACGGGCAAGTATGATATGGTCCACCCGTTGCCGGCGGATAGCTCGCGGGGCAACGTCTACAATCCCATGTTGCCGGAACTGACCAAGTTGATCCAGCGGATGCAAGCGATTGGGACCACGCAGGATGCCACCGTCGCTGAAGTTGCAACGGCCTGGGCGTTGGCTAAGGGGACGTTACCGATTTTAGGCGTTACCAAGCCGAGCTACGTCGAGAGTGCCAAGCGCGCACTAGCGGTTAAGCTATCTGCAAACGAAATCAGAGACCTGGAAGCCTTGGCGGATGCCACGCACCTGGATACCCATGGCGGTTGGGAGCATTCGATTTAA
- a CDS encoding Ig-like domain-containing protein: protein MTVQSRVLTAVAVVVGVTGFTVGQADAKRQQVAKVRQLKVVAQTVQGTTTKGAKVTLYRSGQRAVGHGKANARGHFRIKLRRALKTGTFQLKVTKKGYQARVANLRYRAPKPVKPAKPNRPAPVKPVVPAPVAPEPAPTTPPVMPAPAQPATPPVTTERGLRKQIVDLTTDLTETENSLQRATQNRTFLTAELADAQEDLQRARTTVATATPGSEAYVNAQSSLEWLVPAVQERQEKVTQNQRRLVQLQHYRTALRQSLAQLNQRLTEWLLNH, encoded by the coding sequence ATGACAGTACAGAGTAGGGTGTTAACGGCCGTAGCCGTTGTGGTTGGGGTCACCGGGTTCACGGTCGGCCAAGCGGACGCTAAGCGCCAACAGGTCGCCAAGGTCCGCCAGCTCAAGGTCGTGGCGCAGACCGTTCAGGGGACGACCACTAAGGGGGCCAAAGTGACCCTTTACCGTTCCGGGCAACGTGCGGTGGGGCACGGCAAGGCCAACGCCCGAGGTCACTTTCGGATAAAATTACGTCGCGCTTTGAAGACGGGAACCTTCCAGTTAAAAGTCACCAAGAAGGGGTACCAAGCGCGGGTCGCCAATCTACGCTACCGGGCGCCTAAGCCGGTAAAGCCGGCGAAACCTAACAGACCGGCACCCGTCAAACCAGTAGTCCCGGCTCCGGTCGCACCGGAACCAGCGCCAACTACGCCACCGGTGATGCCTGCTCCGGCGCAACCCGCCACGCCACCAGTCACAACGGAGCGTGGGTTACGGAAACAGATTGTAGATCTTACGACAGATCTTACTGAAACGGAAAATAGTCTCCAGCGAGCGACCCAGAACCGGACCTTTTTAACGGCGGAACTGGCGGATGCCCAAGAAGACCTTCAACGGGCCCGTACCACGGTGGCCACGGCGACTCCGGGAAGCGAGGCCTATGTGAACGCACAGAGTAGCCTGGAATGGTTAGTGCCGGCCGTGCAAGAACGCCAGGAAAAGGTCACCCAGAACCAGCGGCGGTTGGTTCAGTTACAGCATTACCGAACCGCACTACGCCAGAGCCTCGCCCAACTCAACCAGCGCCTCACGGAGTGGTTGCTCAACCACTAA
- a CDS encoding Fic family protein produces the protein MEQRGQYPQSRYHLSRLAEQQVLIRNQVPLIAMLAHLEGDSTDFAQLNRLVTGRLVNATLTERSAQRLMNLRTAVAFMTSSPQGFDLLTFGHINDLVTEGIGLNGGELRVGPVMVGDQDFGIPVPQAAAVQHDLVTLRLKHPDYTDRALQALAYILAHQLYRDGNSATAFLVANHVLMSRGAGVLLLLPDQFAEYQWSVANFYRKHDTEGFCKWLYHNALYGPEDLA, from the coding sequence ATGGAACAACGGGGACAGTACCCCCAGAGTCGTTACCACCTGAGTCGATTGGCGGAGCAACAGGTCTTGATTCGCAATCAGGTGCCGTTGATTGCGATGTTGGCCCATTTAGAGGGGGATTCGACCGACTTTGCGCAGTTAAATCGGCTTGTGACGGGCCGGTTGGTCAACGCTACGCTAACGGAACGGTCGGCCCAGCGGCTGATGAACCTCCGAACGGCGGTCGCGTTCATGACCAGCTCCCCCCAGGGTTTTGACCTCCTAACGTTTGGCCACATCAATGATTTGGTCACGGAAGGGATTGGGCTTAACGGGGGTGAGCTCCGCGTGGGACCCGTGATGGTGGGGGATCAGGACTTCGGCATCCCGGTTCCGCAGGCGGCAGCCGTCCAACACGACTTGGTGACGTTGCGGTTGAAACACCCGGACTACACGGACCGGGCGTTACAAGCACTGGCCTACATCTTGGCGCATCAGTTGTACCGGGATGGCAACAGCGCCACGGCATTCTTGGTGGCCAACCACGTCTTGATGAGTCGGGGCGCCGGCGTGCTCCTATTGTTGCCGGACCAGTTCGCCGAGTACCAGTGGTCAGTCGCCAACTTTTACCGCAAGCACGATACGGAAGGCTTCTGCAAGTGGTTGTACCACAACGCCCTATACGGCCCGGAAGACTTAGCTTAA
- a CDS encoding multicopper oxidase family protein — translation MTKPTYTDYFFDEPAYNTHDGGYVPLEEPQTPQQALRIPPLLKPDKETATDTYYTVEAQAGETQLLPGAKTKTWGYNTTLLGQTLVFEKGKHMHIALKNSLPELTTFHWHGLNVPGPYTDGGCHAPVYPGETQHIDFTVDQPAATLWLHAHPCPSTAEQVWHGLAGMVLVTDQTEAKLPFPRNYGVDDIPLVLQDRRFHENNQWDYDADYDPDGVQGPTPMINGTINPYFDVTTQRIRLRILDGANRREWRLHFSHDLPFTQVASDGGVMPEPVQFTHLMLTCAERAEIIVDFGSVKPGETVTLYSDDVPIVRFRIHDYQREDVKLPDHLVDIPDPDVTPNTPIRKVVMSGMDEQVMIDGKKFAMQRIDAKQQVGNVELWDVTNTNEMDGGMVHPYHMHGTQFLVVSRNGHAPYPNEHGFKDTVGVNPGETVRLKVWFDKPGVFMYHCHIIEHEDGGMMAQIQAYTPEEPNKTYKLMDMDTLMKAVAKERGIDVKDLHLAGMSSYEKMGMQM, via the coding sequence ATGACAAAACCAACTTACACTGATTATTTCTTTGACGAACCAGCCTATAACACGCACGATGGCGGGTACGTTCCGCTGGAGGAACCCCAGACGCCGCAACAGGCCCTGCGGATTCCACCGCTCTTGAAGCCGGATAAGGAGACCGCAACGGATACCTATTACACGGTCGAAGCTCAGGCGGGCGAGACGCAGCTCTTGCCGGGGGCCAAGACCAAGACCTGGGGCTACAACACCACGCTGTTGGGGCAGACGCTGGTCTTTGAGAAGGGCAAGCACATGCACATTGCCTTGAAGAATAGCTTGCCAGAGTTGACCACGTTCCACTGGCACGGCTTAAACGTCCCGGGACCTTACACTGATGGCGGGTGCCACGCCCCCGTCTATCCGGGCGAGACCCAGCACATCGACTTCACGGTCGACCAACCGGCCGCAACGCTGTGGCTGCACGCGCACCCGTGTCCATCGACGGCTGAACAGGTCTGGCACGGTCTAGCGGGGATGGTCCTAGTCACCGACCAGACGGAAGCCAAGTTACCGTTCCCCCGGAATTACGGGGTCGATGACATTCCGTTGGTCTTACAAGACCGGCGCTTCCATGAGAATAATCAGTGGGATTACGATGCCGACTATGATCCGGATGGCGTGCAAGGTCCGACACCCATGATCAACGGGACCATCAACCCGTACTTTGACGTGACCACCCAACGGATTCGCTTGCGGATCCTCGATGGTGCGAACCGGCGGGAATGGCGGCTGCACTTTAGCCACGATTTGCCGTTTACCCAAGTGGCTTCGGATGGGGGCGTGATGCCGGAACCCGTCCAGTTCACGCACCTGATGCTGACCTGTGCCGAACGGGCCGAGATCATCGTGGACTTTGGTAGCGTCAAACCCGGTGAGACCGTGACGCTGTACAGTGACGACGTGCCAATCGTTCGCTTCCGCATTCACGATTACCAACGGGAAGACGTGAAGTTACCAGACCACCTGGTCGATATTCCCGACCCCGATGTGACGCCGAATACGCCAATCCGTAAAGTCGTGATGTCCGGGATGGACGAACAGGTCATGATCGATGGCAAGAAGTTCGCCATGCAACGGATCGATGCCAAGCAACAGGTGGGTAACGTGGAACTCTGGGATGTGACCAACACCAATGAAATGGATGGCGGGATGGTCCACCCGTATCACATGCACGGGACCCAATTCCTGGTAGTCTCCCGTAACGGCCATGCTCCGTACCCTAACGAACACGGTTTCAAGGATACCGTCGGGGTCAACCCAGGGGAAACGGTCCGCTTGAAGGTCTGGTTCGATAAGCCGGGCGTCTTCATGTACCACTGCCACATCATTGAACACGAAGACGGTGGGATGATGGCGCAGATTCAAGCGTACACACCAGAAGAACCGAATAAGACCTATAAATTAATGGATATGGATACCTTGATGAAGGCCGTTGCGAAAGAACGGGGCATCGACGTGAAGGACCTCCATCTCGCGGGAATGAGTTCCTACGAGAAGATGGGGATGCAGATGTGA